Proteins co-encoded in one Bremerella sp. TYQ1 genomic window:
- a CDS encoding Gldg family protein — MSAEFYFKLATLVLFDLLFALAFFVLLIPLSIAKKASYAVMKRNFKSYFSNPTGYVFLAIFVLLTSMAAFWPHEFFNANLANLNELNSQITLIMLIFIPTITMGLWADEKRLGTDELLLTLPATDFDIVIGKYLAAVSVFSVSLGFSQVCNFLVLDALSIGSLDAGLFITTYIGYWFIGLTMIALGMVASFMTNNLTLGFVLGILVNAPFVLLQYSDAFVTQSEWVGFLSEASMGKQFADFGRGVISISSLAYFLMMIVVGIYLAMVLIGRRHWLGGKDGESLLGHYLVRATCLLVIAFAGTLFFVMNDVRWDYTENRTSSLLPETKELIRNLSTEQPVRIEAFVSGSVPKHYAQTKLDLINYLNEFRALNGSKINVVIHDGLEPFSETADIARETYGIVPREVISQERGALAQEEVILGAAVQRGLDKVVIPFFDNGVPVEYELVRSIGTVSEKKRKRLGVLQTDAQLFGGIQQNPLGGFQNIPPQQVITELEKQYDVIEVDPTSAIDPTAYDVLLAVQPSSLSPQGMKNLLDVIKAGTPTAIFDDPAPAMMAQATPIGQDKRNPFPGRRPPEQKGDIRQLWDLLHISMPGKQLPTDRYFQPYVIWQDYNPEVRLRNLGAITKEYVFADRVTPGAPEYTALNETVDVTKDLQQLLFLYTGAIKKQPDFPKSMTFIPLVTTGTKVGTVTLQDLTSSRQDQRRLEAKRQPAYGPNGAPPTPFVLAAMIEGMPPSIAANAAEAEKSKEKEEEGSEEETTDANEDVTPDGAIHVAMVSDIDLLHSAFVQLRAQSADSSEMQIDNTNFLLNLIDKLAGDDEYIPIRSRSAPIARLGLMEELTETAKTEGDLALREAALNAQAQQEKLEKELQKPLEELNKKINTLNARANQGGEIRPEELREVQALQLELAQRQQDVDNKQRAAVKKIEANLEREQQRITRELNRKVLYYQNQVKTLAVALPPIPPIVIGIIVFVLRRLKEREGLSKDRIIK, encoded by the coding sequence ATGTCCGCCGAGTTTTACTTCAAACTTGCAACACTTGTACTGTTCGACTTGCTGTTCGCGTTGGCATTCTTTGTTTTGCTTATTCCGCTTTCGATTGCCAAAAAGGCTTCGTATGCGGTGATGAAACGCAACTTCAAATCTTACTTCAGCAACCCAACTGGCTACGTCTTTCTAGCCATCTTTGTGTTGCTGACGTCGATGGCTGCGTTCTGGCCGCACGAGTTCTTCAATGCCAACCTGGCTAATTTGAACGAACTCAATTCACAGATCACGCTCATCATGCTCATCTTTATCCCAACAATTACGATGGGGTTGTGGGCAGACGAAAAACGTCTCGGCACGGATGAATTGCTACTCACGTTGCCGGCAACCGACTTTGACATTGTGATCGGTAAGTATTTGGCTGCTGTCTCAGTGTTCAGTGTTTCGCTGGGATTCTCGCAAGTCTGTAATTTCCTCGTCCTCGACGCTCTTTCGATTGGCTCCCTGGATGCCGGTCTGTTCATCACGACATACATCGGCTACTGGTTTATTGGCCTGACCATGATTGCCCTGGGCATGGTGGCCTCGTTTATGACCAATAACCTAACGCTTGGATTCGTGCTTGGTATTTTGGTCAACGCTCCGTTTGTCTTGCTACAGTACTCTGATGCGTTTGTTACGCAGAGCGAATGGGTTGGCTTCCTAAGCGAAGCAAGTATGGGTAAGCAGTTTGCCGACTTCGGCCGCGGTGTGATTTCGATCAGTTCGCTGGCCTACTTCCTGATGATGATTGTTGTCGGGATTTACTTGGCAATGGTGTTAATTGGTCGGCGTCATTGGCTTGGCGGTAAAGATGGCGAATCCTTATTAGGGCACTATCTCGTCCGTGCGACGTGCCTCCTGGTGATTGCATTTGCCGGCACCCTTTTCTTCGTTATGAATGACGTTCGGTGGGACTACACCGAAAACCGCACGAGCAGCTTGCTTCCTGAAACAAAGGAACTTATTCGCAATCTCTCGACGGAACAACCGGTGCGCATTGAAGCGTTTGTTAGTGGCTCGGTCCCCAAGCACTATGCCCAAACCAAGCTCGATTTGATCAATTACCTGAATGAATTCCGGGCCCTAAATGGATCGAAGATCAACGTCGTCATTCACGACGGTCTCGAGCCATTTAGCGAAACGGCCGATATCGCCCGCGAGACGTACGGTATTGTTCCTCGCGAAGTGATCTCTCAAGAGCGTGGAGCCCTTGCCCAAGAAGAAGTCATTCTCGGAGCAGCCGTTCAACGAGGACTGGACAAAGTTGTGATTCCATTTTTCGACAACGGTGTTCCTGTCGAATACGAATTGGTTCGCTCGATCGGTACGGTTTCCGAGAAGAAACGTAAACGGCTGGGCGTTTTACAGACAGATGCCCAACTGTTTGGCGGTATCCAACAAAACCCGCTCGGTGGTTTCCAAAACATTCCGCCGCAACAAGTGATCACCGAATTGGAAAAGCAGTATGACGTGATCGAAGTCGATCCGACATCCGCGATCGATCCAACAGCCTACGATGTGCTTCTAGCGGTACAGCCGTCAAGTCTTTCACCCCAGGGGATGAAGAACCTCCTCGACGTTATCAAGGCCGGAACTCCCACGGCCATCTTTGACGACCCGGCCCCAGCGATGATGGCTCAGGCCACGCCGATTGGACAGGATAAACGCAACCCTTTCCCAGGCCGACGTCCCCCCGAACAAAAGGGTGACATTCGCCAACTTTGGGACTTGCTTCATATTTCAATGCCAGGCAAGCAGTTGCCAACCGATCGTTACTTCCAGCCCTATGTAATTTGGCAAGATTACAACCCGGAAGTTCGCCTGCGGAACCTGGGAGCGATTACGAAGGAATATGTCTTCGCGGACCGTGTCACTCCCGGAGCACCTGAATACACCGCACTGAACGAAACCGTAGATGTAACAAAAGATCTGCAACAACTGTTGTTCCTTTACACCGGTGCCATTAAGAAGCAGCCAGACTTTCCAAAGTCGATGACATTCATTCCGCTTGTCACTACCGGAACGAAAGTCGGTACGGTTACGCTTCAAGATTTGACAAGCTCGCGGCAAGACCAACGTCGATTGGAAGCAAAACGACAGCCTGCTTACGGCCCCAACGGAGCTCCTCCCACTCCGTTCGTGCTCGCTGCGATGATTGAAGGCATGCCTCCTTCTATTGCTGCCAATGCCGCAGAAGCGGAAAAGTCGAAAGAAAAGGAGGAGGAAGGCTCAGAGGAAGAAACGACGGACGCAAACGAAGATGTGACGCCCGATGGTGCCATCCATGTCGCCATGGTCAGCGATATTGATCTGCTGCATAGTGCCTTCGTGCAACTTCGAGCGCAAAGTGCTGATAGCTCAGAAATGCAGATCGACAACACTAACTTCTTGCTCAATCTGATCGACAAACTAGCCGGCGACGACGAGTACATTCCAATTCGTAGTCGAAGCGCACCGATTGCCCGTTTGGGACTGATGGAAGAGCTAACCGAAACGGCTAAGACCGAGGGGGATCTAGCTCTTCGCGAAGCGGCTTTAAATGCTCAAGCACAACAGGAAAAGCTCGAAAAAGAACTTCAAAAGCCACTGGAAGAGCTGAACAAAAAGATCAACACGCTCAACGCACGGGCCAACCAAGGTGGCGAGATTCGTCCCGAGGAACTTCGTGAAGTGCAAGCGTTGCAACTGGAACTTGCCCAGCGTCAACAAGACGTCGACAACAAGCAACGTGCTGCCGTGAAGAAGATTGAAGCCAATCTGGAACGGGAACAACAACGCATTACACGTGAGCTCAATCGAAAGGTTCTCTATTATCAGAACCAGGTGAAAACTTTGGCAGTAGCCCTGCCTCCGATTCCACCAATTGTGATTGGAATTATCGTCTTCGTCTTGCGTCGTTTGAAAGAACGTGAAGGCCTGTCGAAGGACCGCATCATTAAATAA
- a CDS encoding ABC transporter ATP-binding protein: MVDHNSDLPMIEADRLSKFYGIFAASREISFKVHRGEVVAFLGPNGAGKSTTMKLLTGYLSPSEGVARIAGYNMATQRLQGSSVLGYLPENGPLYPDATPHSLLWFIGEARGMSPDKRTERIDAVVDLCNLHTVLHKPISKLSKGYKQRVGMAQAILHEPEVLILDEPTSGLDPNQIRGVRDMIRRLGQEKTILLSTHIFQEVDALATRAIVINEGRLIYDGKVDAMKQPGESLDDAFYRMTKGVNALTTPDGEEPAPAN; encoded by the coding sequence ATGGTTGATCACAATTCCGATCTTCCGATGATCGAGGCCGATCGGCTTTCCAAGTTCTACGGAATCTTCGCCGCTTCTCGAGAAATCAGTTTTAAAGTCCATCGCGGCGAAGTGGTCGCGTTTCTCGGCCCAAACGGCGCCGGCAAAAGCACGACGATGAAACTGCTGACGGGATACCTTTCCCCGAGCGAAGGGGTTGCTCGCATCGCCGGATACAACATGGCGACGCAGCGGTTGCAAGGATCGTCTGTCCTTGGCTATCTGCCAGAAAATGGCCCGCTTTATCCCGATGCGACTCCGCATAGCTTGCTTTGGTTCATCGGCGAAGCTCGCGGTATGAGCCCCGATAAACGTACTGAACGCATCGATGCGGTGGTCGATTTGTGTAATCTCCATACAGTCTTACACAAACCGATCTCAAAACTTTCCAAGGGGTACAAACAGCGTGTTGGAATGGCTCAGGCCATTTTGCACGAGCCAGAAGTGCTTATCCTGGACGAACCAACTTCAGGCCTCGATCCCAATCAAATCCGCGGAGTGCGCGACATGATTCGTCGGTTGGGCCAAGAGAAGACAATCTTGCTTTCCACCCACATTTTTCAGGAAGTCGACGCGTTGGCGACACGTGCCATCGTGATCAACGAAGGCCGCCTGATTTATGATGGCAAAGTCGACGCGATGAAACAGCCCGGCGAGTCTCTGGATGATGCGTTCTATCGCATGACCAAAGGCGTGAATGCTTTAACGACGCCGGATGGTGAAGAACCCGCTCCGGCCAACTAG
- a CDS encoding DUF4340 domain-containing protein, whose product MSEAVKTLVFLAVALIVGGLAYVSRPATATSAPEEEVNQALFPDFTDPLQAESMQITQYDAERGQIRRFEVSNTSDGWQITSKGGYPANATQHMTQAANSLVDLIVLRIVSDLPGQHAEYGVVEPNANAVSSADEGVGQMVTIDDKSDKTLANIIIGAADKEDPQLRYVRVPGRDRVYLVRLDPSVFSTEFSDWIEKDLLQINPFDVASLRFRNYTMQVAGGRIEVLPQMDATVAFDAEKSKWELIELQEAADGDQAQLTAAEIPAGQQLNAPKLDEIKNSLDDLTIVDVFRKPEQLAEALKKGNGLQDLKQEDLPTLVANGFFPFVLPGEDEAQIVGLNGELVIETQDAIRYRLLFGLEKLGGDNKDEKQQFLFVQTELVDEMLPPPNLQEVPEIKEGEGEDIEAQAKAREKILQENDAAMTAYREKKNAALRKIFDLNTRFADWYYVVKAEDVAKVLLNRNQLSIPINQATTQPSGGPGRMFPNISGGNGMLLPTTPAQPQPSDSASEGSTPADDTPEESDESEKLDGEEESNSPMNPEETADEASDEGSGSSNEPSETEDSADSSEPDTTEETTDESP is encoded by the coding sequence ATGAGTGAAGCCGTCAAAACTTTGGTTTTTCTGGCCGTTGCCTTAATCGTAGGTGGCTTGGCATATGTCTCTCGTCCAGCAACGGCAACGAGTGCTCCGGAAGAAGAAGTCAATCAAGCGTTGTTCCCAGACTTCACCGATCCGCTACAAGCGGAGTCGATGCAGATTACGCAGTATGACGCCGAGCGAGGGCAGATTCGCCGCTTCGAAGTCTCGAACACTTCTGACGGATGGCAAATCACTTCCAAAGGAGGCTATCCAGCCAACGCGACTCAGCACATGACTCAAGCTGCCAACAGCCTGGTCGACTTAATCGTGCTGCGAATTGTTAGCGACTTGCCTGGCCAACATGCTGAATATGGCGTTGTGGAACCGAATGCCAATGCGGTTTCCTCCGCCGACGAAGGCGTCGGTCAAATGGTCACTATCGACGATAAATCAGACAAGACGCTCGCCAACATCATCATCGGTGCTGCTGATAAAGAGGACCCCCAACTTCGTTACGTTCGCGTTCCAGGTCGAGATCGGGTCTATCTTGTACGTCTCGATCCATCCGTCTTTTCCACTGAGTTTTCAGACTGGATTGAGAAAGACTTGCTGCAAATCAATCCGTTCGACGTCGCTTCGCTTCGCTTCCGGAATTACACCATGCAAGTTGCCGGCGGTCGTATTGAAGTTTTACCCCAAATGGATGCCACCGTTGCATTTGATGCCGAAAAGAGCAAATGGGAGCTGATCGAACTGCAGGAAGCTGCTGACGGTGATCAAGCTCAACTGACCGCGGCAGAGATCCCTGCCGGCCAACAATTGAACGCTCCCAAACTGGATGAAATAAAGAATTCTCTTGATGATCTGACGATCGTCGACGTCTTCCGCAAACCAGAGCAACTGGCCGAAGCTTTGAAGAAAGGGAACGGACTGCAGGATCTTAAACAAGAAGATCTACCAACGTTGGTGGCCAATGGCTTTTTCCCTTTTGTCTTACCTGGCGAAGATGAGGCTCAGATCGTCGGCTTAAATGGTGAACTTGTGATCGAAACGCAAGATGCAATTCGATATCGCCTCTTGTTTGGTCTCGAAAAGCTCGGTGGTGACAACAAGGACGAAAAGCAACAGTTCCTTTTCGTACAGACCGAATTGGTTGATGAAATGCTACCGCCCCCTAATTTGCAGGAAGTCCCTGAGATCAAAGAAGGTGAAGGCGAAGACATTGAGGCTCAAGCAAAAGCTCGTGAAAAGATTCTGCAGGAAAATGATGCCGCAATGACGGCGTATCGCGAAAAGAAGAATGCTGCCCTGCGTAAGATCTTTGATCTCAATACCCGCTTCGCCGATTGGTATTATGTCGTCAAAGCCGAAGATGTCGCCAAGGTTCTTCTCAATCGGAATCAGCTTTCCATTCCAATCAATCAAGCCACCACTCAGCCAAGCGGCGGGCCTGGGCGAATGTTCCCGAACATTTCAGGCGGAAATGGCATGTTGCTGCCAACGACTCCCGCTCAGCCTCAGCCATCCGATTCGGCAAGCGAAGGCTCCACCCCAGCTGATGACACCCCCGAAGAATCTGACGAAAGCGAAAAGCTCGATGGTGAAGAAGAGTCCAATTCGCCTATGAATCCGGAAGAGACTGCAGATGAAGCTTCGGACGAAGGTTCCGGCTCTTCAAATGAACCTTCCGAGACAGAGGATTCGGCAGACAGTTCGGAACCAGACACGACAGAAGAAACTACGGACGAATCGCCGTAG
- a CDS encoding DUF4175 family protein — MSTDASSNLTTTKPSTKVAVGPDFIRNKINRTRRNVKLAELAAGLLLFAAGSLLFLLILAVVDHWIVGLSFTARLIAFLVYVAAAAGFLWVYVAPLLFNSINPLYAAKMIEQGQPTLKNSLLNFLFLSQNQQGTRKAVLDAVQTQAASDISSLSLEHLVDYSKAIRIGYVLAGLAVLFGLYTVLSPKDPLQTAARIAMPWNDIARPSRVKIIDVQPGDAQIYQGEEIDVIVKLHDVTDDDRLEVIYSTKDGQLTDQAIPLELSEDGFNYVAKLRPSESGIQQDLTYRVEAGDAATRDFEVTTLEAPSIDVTSLRYEFPAYTGESPWQQDGDGHIRALEGSMVTIRAKSNRPIQKAYLEFDPIEDSPVVSLNTLPMKVDSEESTIASVRFPLELNDAGSAGKFRSYQIRFRTEDGVLNPHPVLYHIDVVRDLPPEIEFIEPTASELDLPINQSLAVRLRAIDPDYGIRQIRVTGTVSRDAALNGKAIFNESILKQPKSGQVIQAWNFLPKDHRLNVGDVVKLTGIAEDTRTDFAGNLKPNLAETRPRTIRIIEAVEGQPADNSSEGGSESEEEMQSEEQNDSGESGEQGGDSGEGSEDGESGDMSDGDKGEEGEQGEGGSDGDSGEEGMKGQSDNPQEGENSGESEQSQDGQGSGSSSQKQEGDQNQDPQPGEGSESKDGDQSGQPQMGDPQPGEGGQGESQQEGGDQQSQSQSSGGTGGEASEASDDQQREQNQSESSGNPSGKGTGKAGDPNQSGELQEGDSSTQPNENSTVEKQDDPIASDGSQDGDAFEKIQEYLNDKEQQQGKPSSPENGDANAQQKSGDGQSTGESQPSQEGMSDGSGGNEEQENSNQDGQSKQGSGNQGQAGQEDSNGQKDGTQPEEGSNGDGMTPEESAGGENASGTEKQEGQPGTKDNNEGKTGQRNTRNNEEGAGENKGGAVQEDNEMNPSQDSERSGDNGMGDNTSSGAGSKGNERESGSPESSEKANEQDSNNMKPEDRNSEGEGDQPKSPSNSDKQSDGKGETRGDQSGDGGSGGGQSAKQAGNDSAGSTSAADEGAGAANQQGEGETGQEGGEGPQSEESTGSTSDQMGEGSSTTNSPAGQQAGMEGAESEQGPQDSQQKQSDPQQSGRGPGNSAIPQGGGLEGNNTPQNYDGPRVEPGEDAANLEYAKKATDMVLDELEHQATPDQELLDKLGWSKEEFARFVQRWQQMKQAADSEDSAATQELNDALRSLGLSQGNDTTRRVEARQTTSGGTRDAQRSSPPPSFMEQYRAYLKGASQ; from the coding sequence ATGTCGACTGACGCATCCAGCAATCTGACGACCACTAAGCCTTCTACAAAAGTAGCGGTCGGTCCCGACTTCATTCGCAACAAGATCAACCGGACACGGCGAAATGTGAAGCTCGCCGAGCTCGCAGCAGGGCTTCTTCTTTTTGCTGCGGGGTCGCTCCTATTTCTTTTGATTCTGGCTGTTGTCGATCATTGGATTGTAGGCCTAAGCTTCACGGCTCGTTTGATTGCATTTTTGGTATACGTGGCCGCAGCAGCAGGCTTCCTATGGGTCTATGTTGCTCCCCTGCTCTTCAACTCGATCAACCCGCTGTACGCAGCCAAGATGATCGAGCAAGGACAGCCAACTCTAAAGAATAGCCTGCTCAACTTCTTGTTCCTTAGCCAGAACCAACAAGGCACACGCAAAGCTGTCTTGGATGCCGTTCAAACGCAAGCGGCTTCGGACATTTCGTCGCTCTCGCTAGAACATCTCGTCGACTATTCCAAGGCAATCCGTATCGGATACGTCCTCGCAGGTCTCGCGGTACTTTTTGGATTGTATACGGTCTTATCCCCCAAAGACCCATTACAAACGGCAGCACGAATTGCGATGCCGTGGAATGACATTGCGCGTCCTTCCCGCGTCAAAATCATCGACGTTCAGCCCGGCGATGCGCAGATCTACCAGGGCGAGGAAATCGACGTGATCGTCAAGTTACATGACGTGACCGATGACGATCGACTGGAAGTGATCTACTCGACCAAAGATGGCCAGCTGACTGACCAAGCCATTCCGCTGGAACTTAGCGAAGATGGCTTTAATTATGTGGCCAAGCTACGTCCTTCCGAGTCTGGCATCCAACAAGATTTGACCTACCGAGTCGAAGCCGGGGATGCCGCTACGCGTGACTTCGAAGTGACCACGTTGGAAGCTCCATCAATTGACGTCACATCTTTGCGGTACGAGTTCCCAGCCTACACCGGCGAGTCCCCCTGGCAGCAAGATGGTGACGGGCATATCCGCGCCCTTGAGGGCAGCATGGTCACGATTCGCGCGAAGAGTAACCGGCCCATTCAAAAGGCATACCTCGAATTCGATCCCATCGAAGATTCTCCGGTCGTTTCCCTGAATACACTTCCGATGAAAGTCGATTCCGAAGAGTCGACAATCGCGTCGGTACGATTCCCCTTGGAATTGAACGATGCCGGATCGGCAGGCAAGTTTCGTTCGTACCAAATTCGATTCCGTACCGAAGATGGTGTGCTCAATCCTCATCCGGTTCTGTACCACATTGACGTCGTCCGAGATCTTCCGCCGGAAATTGAATTCATCGAACCAACGGCATCGGAGCTAGACCTCCCGATTAACCAAAGCTTGGCGGTTCGCTTGCGAGCCATCGATCCCGACTACGGCATTCGTCAAATTCGTGTCACCGGCACAGTCTCGCGCGATGCGGCATTGAATGGGAAAGCCATTTTTAATGAGTCAATCCTCAAGCAGCCGAAGTCGGGACAAGTCATTCAGGCTTGGAATTTTCTACCCAAGGACCATCGGCTGAATGTGGGGGATGTCGTCAAACTGACCGGGATTGCAGAAGACACCCGTACCGATTTCGCTGGCAACCTGAAACCCAATCTCGCAGAGACACGCCCTCGCACGATCCGCATTATTGAAGCGGTCGAAGGCCAGCCAGCCGACAATTCCTCGGAAGGTGGCTCCGAAAGTGAAGAAGAAATGCAGTCGGAAGAGCAGAACGATTCGGGCGAATCTGGTGAACAAGGTGGTGATTCGGGAGAAGGCTCGGAAGACGGTGAGTCTGGCGACATGTCCGATGGCGACAAAGGAGAAGAAGGTGAGCAAGGCGAAGGTGGCTCAGACGGAGATTCCGGCGAAGAGGGCATGAAAGGCCAATCCGATAATCCGCAGGAAGGCGAAAACTCTGGCGAGTCGGAACAGTCGCAAGATGGTCAGGGGAGCGGCAGTTCTTCGCAGAAGCAGGAAGGCGATCAAAACCAAGATCCGCAGCCAGGTGAAGGATCAGAGTCGAAAGATGGCGATCAGTCTGGCCAACCCCAGATGGGCGATCCACAGCCAGGGGAAGGTGGCCAAGGCGAATCTCAGCAAGAGGGGGGCGATCAGCAGTCGCAATCACAAAGCAGTGGCGGCACCGGCGGTGAAGCTTCTGAGGCCTCTGATGATCAACAACGCGAACAGAACCAATCGGAGTCTTCCGGGAACCCCAGCGGAAAAGGGACCGGTAAGGCTGGCGATCCGAATCAAAGCGGCGAGCTTCAAGAAGGTGACTCTTCGACACAACCAAACGAAAATTCAACCGTAGAAAAGCAAGACGATCCTATCGCGTCGGATGGTTCTCAAGATGGCGATGCCTTCGAGAAAATCCAGGAATACCTGAACGATAAAGAACAGCAGCAAGGAAAACCGTCTTCCCCAGAAAATGGCGATGCGAATGCCCAGCAAAAATCGGGAGATGGGCAATCGACCGGCGAATCGCAACCATCTCAAGAGGGTATGTCGGACGGCTCCGGAGGAAATGAGGAACAAGAAAATTCCAATCAAGATGGCCAGTCAAAACAAGGGTCAGGAAATCAAGGGCAAGCAGGACAAGAGGACTCGAACGGCCAAAAAGATGGTACGCAGCCTGAAGAAGGAAGTAACGGCGACGGAATGACGCCAGAGGAGTCGGCTGGCGGCGAGAACGCTTCTGGTACCGAAAAGCAGGAAGGCCAACCAGGAACGAAAGATAATAACGAAGGCAAAACCGGACAACGAAATACCCGAAACAACGAAGAAGGCGCCGGCGAAAACAAAGGTGGAGCAGTTCAAGAAGATAACGAGATGAACCCCTCGCAAGATTCCGAACGCTCCGGCGACAACGGGATGGGCGACAACACCAGTTCCGGTGCTGGAAGCAAGGGGAACGAAAGGGAATCCGGAAGTCCCGAGTCAAGCGAGAAAGCGAACGAGCAAGACTCCAATAACATGAAGCCCGAGGACCGTAACTCGGAAGGCGAAGGGGACCAACCGAAGTCTCCTTCCAACAGCGATAAACAGTCTGACGGTAAAGGAGAAACTCGCGGCGACCAAAGTGGTGACGGCGGTTCCGGCGGTGGGCAATCAGCCAAGCAAGCTGGAAACGACAGCGCCGGCAGCACCAGTGCAGCTGACGAAGGAGCCGGTGCGGCCAACCAGCAAGGCGAAGGAGAAACAGGCCAAGAAGGAGGCGAAGGCCCCCAAAGCGAAGAGTCGACAGGATCGACCAGCGACCAAATGGGAGAAGGCTCTAGCACAACCAACTCTCCCGCAGGCCAGCAAGCCGGCATGGAAGGCGCGGAATCGGAGCAAGGGCCACAAGATTCACAGCAAAAACAATCCGATCCGCAACAGTCAGGGCGTGGCCCCGGAAATTCAGCCATTCCTCAAGGGGGCGGATTGGAAGGAAACAACACGCCGCAGAATTATGATGGCCCTCGCGTTGAGCCTGGCGAGGATGCCGCGAATCTTGAATATGCCAAAAAAGCAACTGATATGGTGCTGGACGAATTAGAACATCAAGCCACGCCAGACCAGGAGTTGCTCGACAAGCTGGGATGGAGCAAAGAAGAGTTCGCTCGCTTCGTCCAACGCTGGCAGCAAATGAAACAGGCTGCTGACTCAGAAGATTCCGCCGCAACGCAAGAGTTAAACGACGCACTAAGAAGTCTTGGGCTGTCTCAAGGCAATGATACAACACGCCGCGTCGAGGCTCGCCAAACGACCTCTGGTGGCACGCGAGATGCCCAGCGTAGTAGTCCGCCACCCTCGTTCATGGAACAGTATCGCGCCTATCTTAAGGGGGCTTCTCAATAA
- the nadB gene encoding L-aspartate oxidase: protein MAPHVPRYLVPFHPKSVSHYFTDVLIIGGGIAGLRAALEIDPKLSALILSKEQIQESNSNYAQGGIAGVLDDEDRFEDHAADTIVAGGSLCDKNVVDLVVHEGPECIRELIRWGTEFDRIDGRLALTREGGHGRDRIVHALGDATGKEVIRSVVEMVRSRANIQIWQNEFTQDLITHEGVCRGALASDEKHGRTLIWAKQTILASGGVGQIYRESTNPGVATGDGIAMALRAGAQTRDMEFMQFHPTVLYIAGSSRSLITEAVRGEGGHLVDRNGHRFMKDYDPRGELAPRDVVSQAIVSQMELTKHPNVYLKLDHLDADFVRGRFPSIYAGCKKFGIDITTDRIPVRPGAHYMIGGISVDTNGQTSIPNLWAAGEVTSSGLHGANRLASNSLLEGLVYGKRTGSNASQRALATPDRFEAVNLTQSVAPPSEPLDLSDIRNSLKSLMWRNVGVRRDARGLEDAIETIEAWCRYVLPQQFDHPSGWELQNMLVVAQVMARAAYLRQESRGVHLRMDFPQTDDANWNHHLPLRLSDLP, encoded by the coding sequence ATGGCACCGCACGTCCCTCGATACCTCGTTCCGTTTCATCCCAAAAGCGTCTCGCACTATTTCACCGACGTTCTCATCATCGGTGGAGGGATTGCCGGACTTCGAGCTGCTCTAGAGATCGATCCCAAGCTCTCAGCTTTGATTCTCTCCAAAGAGCAAATTCAGGAATCCAACAGCAATTATGCGCAAGGCGGTATCGCGGGGGTCCTGGACGATGAAGATCGCTTTGAAGACCATGCCGCCGATACGATCGTAGCTGGCGGAAGTTTGTGCGATAAAAATGTTGTCGACTTGGTAGTGCATGAAGGTCCCGAGTGTATTCGTGAGCTGATCCGCTGGGGTACCGAGTTTGATCGAATCGATGGTCGGTTGGCTCTGACCCGGGAAGGTGGGCATGGCCGAGATCGTATCGTTCATGCATTGGGCGATGCGACCGGCAAAGAAGTGATTCGGTCAGTGGTCGAAATGGTTCGATCTCGCGCCAATATCCAAATTTGGCAAAACGAGTTCACCCAAGACTTGATCACCCATGAAGGTGTTTGTCGCGGAGCGTTGGCCTCGGATGAAAAGCATGGCCGAACGCTCATTTGGGCCAAACAAACGATCCTGGCTTCCGGCGGCGTCGGTCAAATCTATCGTGAATCAACCAACCCAGGCGTCGCCACAGGAGATGGCATTGCGATGGCCCTTAGAGCCGGAGCACAAACCCGCGACATGGAATTCATGCAGTTCCATCCGACGGTGCTATACATTGCAGGTAGTAGCCGCAGCCTAATCACCGAAGCAGTCCGAGGCGAAGGTGGTCATCTGGTCGACCGAAATGGCCATCGGTTCATGAAGGACTATGACCCACGCGGAGAACTCGCCCCACGCGATGTCGTTTCTCAGGCCATCGTCTCGCAAATGGAGCTCACCAAGCATCCGAACGTCTATTTAAAGTTAGATCATCTGGACGCCGACTTTGTGCGTGGCCGCTTCCCAAGCATTTATGCCGGGTGCAAGAAATTCGGAATCGACATTACCACCGATCGTATCCCTGTTCGTCCAGGCGCACACTATATGATCGGAGGAATCTCCGTCGACACAAACGGCCAGACTTCCATACCCAATTTGTGGGCTGCCGGCGAAGTAACGAGCAGTGGCCTCCACGGCGCAAACCGTTTGGCATCGAACAGTTTGCTGGAAGGACTCGTATACGGTAAGAGGACCGGTAGCAATGCGTCCCAACGGGCCCTTGCAACGCCCGATCGTTTTGAAGCGGTCAACCTGACCCAATCCGTTGCTCCTCCCAGCGAACCACTCGACTTGAGTGACATTCGAAACTCGCTGAAAAGCCTCATGTGGCGAAATGTCGGCGTGCGACGTGATGCCCGAGGGTTGGAGGATGCCATCGAAACGATCGAAGCATGGTGCCGATACGTCCTCCCGCAGCAGTTCGACCACCCAAGCGGATGGGAACTGCAAAACATGTTGGTCGTCGCCCAGGTAATGGCCCGAGCAGCCTACCTGAGACAGGAATCGCGCGGCGTTCACTTGCGAATGGACTTCCCTCAAACCGACGACGCAAACTGGAATCACCACCTTCCGCTACGGTTGTCAGATCTTCCGTAG